The following is a genomic window from Adhaeribacter radiodurans.
CTACTTTTGTTTGGCGCAAAATACGAATAATATCAGTTAGAAAGCGAATCGAAAAAGAATGAAAAAAGCTGATTATACGCTCGAAATATTGAATAGTTGGAACCAGAATACCTTAGGCGGACACCTGGGTATGGAGTTTACCGAAATTGGGGAAGATTATTTATGCGGCAAAATGCCCGTAGACCATCGCACGCATCAACCAATGGGTCTTTTACACGGGGGAGCTTCTGCTGCTCTGGCCGAAACGTTGGGTAGTGTGGCCGGTTTAATGCAAGTAGATTCGGAGAAACAAGCTTGTGTTGGTATTGAAATAAATGCGAATCATTTAAAAAGTGTGCGGAATGGATTTGTTTACGGCAAAGCTGCTGCCGTGCATATAGGCAAAAAAACGCATGTTTGGGATATTCGCATTACTAATAACAACGGCGATTTAGTTTGTGTGAGCCGTTTAACTTTGGCCGTTTTAGACCGGGCGAATGGATAAAAATTGCTGAATATTGAAAAATTAAGTATAAATATCCTACTACAATAAAAAGTAAAAAGCTAGTTTAATTAGAGTTTTGTTAGGTTTTGTAAAAGACAGAGAATGAACAAAGCAGAGGTATTAATTATTAAGTACTTCGATGAAATTAGTTAAGATTTATATGTAAAGTAAGTTGGGAAGCATTTAAAATTTACTAAACCAGCAACGAACAACTACTTATTCTATCAAAAGTTTAATTAGGTCTGGTACTTCTAATAGTGAGTTAAAAGAAATATTATAAACTGAGTGAACTTAGAAGGCGATTACAAAGTCATATTAAAAGCTTTATTTGCAACAGCTATCCGGTTTCAGTTACCTGTAGCGGTTTGGCGTTTACCCGGCAGCAATAGCGAAATTAAATTATGCGTTTCTTTACGCCCTGCCCAAACTTCTTGCGAAGTACCCCAGCTCGAATCAGGCACTTCAGGTTTTGCTTTTTATCCTTTTCAGGTTTCCGAAAAATATCCGGCGCAATTTATAAAAGCAGATATTACGTACAGCAGTTTATTGGCGAAGTTAAAGTTTAACTTTAAGTTAAACGAAAATCCGGATTATGTAGCCTTGGTGCAACGATTGCAAGATTACTTTGCTAAAATTAAAGAAAGTGCTTCAGCGAATAACTGGCATGTTAGTCGGAAAGTGAAGCCGCATCAAACCCCCGAATGCGAGTTTAAGCAATTAGTGGAAGAAGGAATTAAGGCTATTGAAGCCGGCTTAATGGAAAAAGTGGTGTTATCGCGGGTTCGGGTCACTGAGCTTTCTGCCGGATTTGACGTGGTAGATACTTTTATTAAGTTGCAGGAAACTTACCCAAATGCTTTTACTTCCCTGGTTTCTATTCCGGATACTGGTACCTGGATGGGCGCTTCGCCGGAAATATTGGTGCAGGTTTCCTCCAATAAAATTTTTAAAACCGTAGCCTTGGCTGGTACGCAACCCTTAACGCCGGGTAGTAATCCGGCCAAGGCCATGTGGCAGCAAAAAGAAATTGAAGAGCAATCTATGGTGGAGCGCTATATTCTTAATTGTTTTAAAAGCATTCGCCTCCGGGAGTACCAGGAAACAGGTCCGCGCACGGTAGTAGCAGGTAATTTAATGCACTTGCGTACCGATTTTACCGTGAATATGAATGAGGAAACTTTTCCAACTTTAGGTACTCAAATGTTACAGCTTCTTCATCCAACCTCGGCCGTTTGCGGCATGCCCAAAGAACCCGCCACTGCTTTTATTCTGCAAAAAGAAAGGTATGATCGGGCGTATTTTAGCGGTTTTCTTGGTCCGGTAAATATTAACGGCGAATCTAATATTTACGTAAACCTGCGTTGCACCCAATTTTTAGAGCAAGTAGCGCTTACATATGCCGGAGCCGGTATTACCACGGAGTCGGAACCCGATAAAGAATGGATGGAAACCCGTATGAAAATGGACACCATGCGGCAAGTTTTCCGTATTCAACCCTCATGAACTTACAAGCTGTTTTTGATATTGCTGAAATTTGCGCCCAGCACGGCATTAAAAATGTTATTCTCTCGCCCGGCTCGCGCTGTGCGCCTTTAACTTTGGCCTTTGTCCGGCACCCAAAAATTCAGGTACGAACCATCAGCGACGAACGGGCAGCTGCTTTTATAGGATTAGGCATAGCCTTAACTACGCACCAACCGGTGGCTTTGGTATGTACCTCGGGTACGGCCGTTTTAAATTATGGTCCAGCTATTGCCGAAGCTTTTTACCAACAAGTACCCTTACTGGTTTTTACCGCCGACCGCCCCTTCGAATGGATTGATCAACTGGATGGTCAGACGATCCGGCAGGAAAACATTTATGGGGCACATATTAAGCGTAGTTTTACTTTCCCCGTAGATACGCAACATCCGGACGCTAATTGGTTTGCACAACGGATACTTTCTGAAGCTATTCTGGAAACTAAAGCTTACCCACCGGGTCCGGTGCAGGTAAACGTGCCTTTGCGGGAACCGTTTTATCCCAAACCCGGCGAAACAATGGCGTTTAATCCGGAAGTAAAAGTTATAAAAGAATGGCACAATGCCTATGCTTTAACCAAAGCGCAACAAGACCAACTGCAAAAAGAATTACTAAATTTTTCTAAAATCTTAGTTGTAGCCGGACAACAAGCAAAAGAAACAGCTACGCAAGCTGGTTTACAATCTTTTGTTCGCGCAACAGGGGCAGTAATGGTGGCGGATATTATTAGTAACCAGCATACTTTACCCGAGGCTATCCGATACCACGATGTTTTCTTAAACGGGGAAAGCACAAAAAAAGCAGATGATTTACAACCAGATTTATTAATTTCATTTGGTTT
Proteins encoded in this region:
- a CDS encoding hotdog fold thioesterase; amino-acid sequence: MKKADYTLEILNSWNQNTLGGHLGMEFTEIGEDYLCGKMPVDHRTHQPMGLLHGGASAALAETLGSVAGLMQVDSEKQACVGIEINANHLKSVRNGFVYGKAAAVHIGKKTHVWDIRITNNNGDLVCVSRLTLAVLDRANG
- a CDS encoding chorismate-binding protein; its protein translation is MNLEGDYKVILKALFATAIRFQLPVAVWRLPGSNSEIKLCVSLRPAQTSCEVPQLESGTSGFAFYPFQVSEKYPAQFIKADITYSSLLAKLKFNFKLNENPDYVALVQRLQDYFAKIKESASANNWHVSRKVKPHQTPECEFKQLVEEGIKAIEAGLMEKVVLSRVRVTELSAGFDVVDTFIKLQETYPNAFTSLVSIPDTGTWMGASPEILVQVSSNKIFKTVALAGTQPLTPGSNPAKAMWQQKEIEEQSMVERYILNCFKSIRLREYQETGPRTVVAGNLMHLRTDFTVNMNEETFPTLGTQMLQLLHPTSAVCGMPKEPATAFILQKERYDRAYFSGFLGPVNINGESNIYVNLRCTQFLEQVALTYAGAGITTESEPDKEWMETRMKMDTMRQVFRIQPS
- the menD gene encoding 2-succinyl-5-enolpyruvyl-6-hydroxy-3-cyclohexene-1-carboxylic-acid synthase, which translates into the protein MNLQAVFDIAEICAQHGIKNVILSPGSRCAPLTLAFVRHPKIQVRTISDERAAAFIGLGIALTTHQPVALVCTSGTAVLNYGPAIAEAFYQQVPLLVFTADRPFEWIDQLDGQTIRQENIYGAHIKRSFTFPVDTQHPDANWFAQRILSEAILETKAYPPGPVQVNVPLREPFYPKPGETMAFNPEVKVIKEWHNAYALTKAQQDQLQKELLNFSKILVVAGQQAKETATQAGLQSFVRATGAVMVADIISNQHTLPEAIRYHDVFLNGESTKKADDLQPDLLISFGLSNISKNLKLFLRDFPAREHWHLQPAGTAADPFQSLTRIIRCAPQSFFTQASTNKETVNKSYQTEWRTQEELAADYLQAFLGQNYFNEFTAFARILQHLPDNSILHVANSMAVRYANIIGLKPEQNISVFANRGTSGIDGCTSTAVGSALSTHQIVTLVTGDLAFFYDRNGLWHNYLPNNLRIILLNNHAGGIFRLIDGPRQQPELAEFFETYQGLNAQLTAQEFNLKYYPCENLQQLTENLANFWNNGPGILEIFTKSEENADFFQLYRQQSPFKSK